The Mucilaginibacter gracilis genomic interval GTTCAACTCTGCCAGCGAAGTATATTTATAGCTCTTGACCACTTCGCGCACCGTATTGGAAATTGCGGCTTTAGTTTCAGATTGCCCATAAATCGCTTTTTCAAGGCTGATGGGTTTTAAATATTCATCGTTACTTATTTTTTTGCTCTCCGCTTTTACAATGCCAAATTCAATTTCCACCTCCTTGCGGGCCTGTTCAGATTGATTTTTACCAATGTCGTGCAAAGAAATCCTGTTGCCCCCTTCTTCGATATTGGTAGTTACGATGTGGATATGTTTATGGGCTGCATCGTGATGCTGGTACACCAAATAAGGCTGATCACCAAACCCGATCTTTTCCATATAGCTTGCAGCAATCTGTTCCAATTGCAGCTTGCCCAGTTTGTCAGCCTTATCGAAATTCAAAGAGATATGGACTGCATTAGTTTTGGTGCGCTCGTTCTGCTGTATCAACCGTTTAAAACGGTCGAACTTCTGTGCATAAGTAAGCTGCGCTACATCTTCCATAAACTTGCTGCCCGCGATCAGCTCAGCTTTCCCTGCCGCTACTTTTTCCTCGTTGTAGTTCAGCACGCCCCGGATTGTTTTTCCTGAAACTATTTTGGCGACCATTGTTCCGATAGTTTGGTAATGATATTAAAGAGTTGATCGATCTTGCCACCTACTATTTTGTATTGCTCCGCCGCGCCTAAAGCGTAATAAAGTTTTTGGTCCTGCTCTTTGAATGTGTTGAACGACCGGGTGATCTGGTTAATGTTAATTCCGATTGAACGCAGTTCTTTACGGATGCCTGAAAGTTCCTCGATCAGCAAGTCTAAAGACTTATCCCGGTGTAATAAAATCACTGGCCGGTTGTATAAAATATGCCTGACCAGCTCGCTCATATTCCGGCATTCCGACTTATTCAGAAGATCGGTTAGCTGATCGAATTTGGCATCGTTCACCCTTGTTTTGATCTCGTGTTTTAATAGTTCACTTTCCATCCTGCCTGTTTGAAATGGTGTTCATGACTGACATTTATTCATCCGTTACAGTAGCTTTAGCAGACCCGCGCCGACTTCGGAGGCATGGCGGGCAAGATGGTTTGGGCACCTTTGTGCACAAACGTACATCTTGCTTAACGCGATGACCGCGTTAATAGGAACTGCTGCCGATAGCATCAGCGTTCGTTTATTCAAATAGCTTCCGGTTATACTTATTTATGATTAGCCCGGTATCTGCCATAATGCCGCCATTTAATGGCGGCCTTGTTCCCCCCTATTGTCTTTTTCATGGCGACCATCGCCATGAAGAGGCTGCATTTTTTATTATGTATCACCCGTCTCATTGGCTTTGTCATTTGATGCAAGGAACTCCCTTAATGCGTGGATAGTGATATCTTTTGACGACATATCATGCTCAACGCCGTAGGTCTTTACCTGCTTTACAAGGCTCCTGGGTATCCAGTTATTAAATTGAACTTCCTGCTCTTTAGGTGGCTCGGAGCTGACGGGCTGTACCTGTTGAATCGGCGTTTTAGGAGATTCGTTTTTTAGCTTGTCCGCAAGACTGCCGAGTTTATTTTTATAATCTTCCATCTTTGTAGGTTTCTATAATTCTAATATTCTATAGTTACATGGGAGCGATCTATCATTGTAGGATTATAGCATTCTATTCTTTTAGACTGGTATACTTATAGCTTTATAAAGGTTTAAGTTGCTATAGCTTTATGTTTGTAGGAATCTAAATTGCTATCGTTCTATACTAATAGGTTTGTAGCAATCTAAATAGCTATAGGCCTATGTTTATAAGAATCTAAATTGCTATTGTTCTATGCTGATAAGTTTATAGCGTTCTAAACTGCTATAGCCTTATATCGCTATACTTCTATAGTTTTAGAATTATGTAGAAATGAGATCAACAATTTCCTCTGCAAGTGAAGTAATCTCTTCTTTTGCTTTCTGATCTTTGCCATTAATTATTCCGGAAGTTATGGCTGAGCTGGCGATGCTCACACGATCATGAATCATAGTCTTTAGGATGGGTGTATTCATGGTTGCTAAAAGGTCAATTACATCATTTGTAATGCCTGCCCTTGGTTTGATCATGTTCAATATAATTGCGGCCTTTAATGTCGGGATTTTCACCTTGGCAGCTTTTATCAGAGCCAACGTTGAACGGATTGCCATCACGTCGAAAAAACCGGCCTTGGTTGGAACGACTATAAAATCAGAGCTTTCAAATAACTCCGGTAGCAGGTTTGACAGATAGGGCGGTGTATCCACTATGATCAGGTCGAAAGCAAGTTGCCGGATATTTTGCAGGTTGCTTTCACCAATGATAGATAATTGCGGAAAATCATCTTTGATGTGTAGAAGACTGCCTTGCGGGTCAATATCGACTATCGCCACAGATAGTTGGTCCTGAAAACAAAGGGCAAGATTGATAGCCAATGTGCTTTTACCTACTCCGCCCTTCTGATGCGCAATTGTGATTATTTTTGACATAATTGTTGATATTATAGTTAGTGATTCAATTAATTTTCTTTTCCCATTTTTTCCCGTGATCGTTTCCGAAACGCATTAAGCCGTTGACAAACAATAACTTGTTTCGATCATTTTTCCCATTTGTCGGGAAAGTGGGAAAAATGGGAAAACGGGAAAAATTGGAACTGTTTCTATTCTTCTTCCGTCTTCAGCCAACGGTGTATCGTGCTTTTCCCTTTACCCAAAATCTTCGCGATCTCTACAATATTCTTACCCTGTGAACGGAGCAACTGAGCCATATCCTTTTGTTCGTCCTTCTCTTTTAATCCGCTCAATCCAATATGCTCGGCCTCGTTAACATTATCTTCGACCAGCTCAAACCATAAGGTTTCAGGATTTAACCGAATCAATTTTGCATCTTCTGATTCTTCAAAATGCCGGGACTTATCTCGTTTTAAAATCCTTAATGTTTTATCCTGGCTACTGCGCCGCAGGAAAAAATCACCATCCGACAAGTCGGTTTTAATACCCGAACCGCTCTGCAGGTCGCTGCCGGTTAGCTGGCCGTTGGTGTGTTTGCGAAAGTGGTCGGTAACGATCAGCGCTGCACCGGAGGTGTCGCAAATAGCCAGCAACATGTTCATTACCCTTGTACTTTCCCGGCTATTGTTCAGGTCTGTTTCTGTGAAGGCCATTCGTAAGTTGTCGATCACGATCAATACCGGATTGTATTTTTCGACATATCCAATAATGTTTGCAAGCTCCATATTCAGCCCTGCGCGGGTGGTAAATACCAAAGCCTTGTAATTATTCTTTAGTGGCTGAGGAAGAGCGCCGTAAAGTTTTCTGCTGCGCCTTCTCATGGTGTTTGGGCTGAGCTCGTGGTTGACATACAGGGTGTTGCCATGACGGTTTATTTCCTCACCTAAGAAGCTCCCCCACTCTCCCGCAACGGCCATACAGATTTGCATACAAAGCCACGATTTGCCGACACCCCGTTGCGAGGGAAAATGAATAAGGCTTGCCTGTGGGATATACCTGCCAAACAGCAAGCCGGGATCACTCAAATGTTCTCCTTCCTCCGAAAGTTTCTCAATGGATCTGAATGTAGATTGTGTTTGATAAAACACGCCATCTGTCAACTTTTGTGTTCTGGCTTTCATCGGCCACGATTTAATTTTAGTTGAAGGGCTACAATCCGAGACCGTTGAATATCATAAATCCAATTGCCGGCAACAGTCTTCCAATTTTTGATTGGTGTTCCGGCCTGCGTTTTCCATTGGTGCGCGGCCTGGTAATGAAAGAAGGCTTCGGCTTCTCTGGTGGACATGCCTTGCTGGTCAAAATAGATCAGGACGTGGGGTAATATGGGCGGCACACTCCGGCCATGTCCGGTTAGTTTAATTTGATCATTCATGGCTTTAAGATTGGGCGTGCTGGAATTTGCGGCTGACGAACATTTGTTGTATGTCGTCCGCATCGTAGTAGATTACGCCACCGATACGGGTGTAAGGCAGCGTACCGTTAATCCGCAAGGTTTGCAGGGTGCCAGTCGAAACGTTGAGCATCTTTTTAACCTCTTCCGTTTTGAGCCATTGTTTTGATGGCTTGCCGCCATGTTCCTTTAGCAACTTTTTGAATTCATTGATAAGTTCCTGCTTGAATATATCGAGATCGTCAAGAGTGATTAGCTGTTGCAGAAACGCTTTCTTACCGTTTGATTTGTTTTCTGATTGGTTCATATGCTTTCAGATTTGTTGAGGTCAAATTTGAAGGCATTTCAAATTGTTCTTTCACAATTTGAACCAAGTTGGGGGAAATAAACGCATCGCAATGATGTCTTCCGTAACTTTAAATGAAAAAATAGCAACCTGCCAAAAGGATTCGTATGAATCAAATATTCTCAAATGCACTTCAGGAAAATAATTTGGACTTGATAAAAGATTTTGTCAAGCTCATTGCTATGTCCGTGAGAAATGAAATGGAAAACTTTCATGTCGAACATTTGTCGGATGGTCAAATGAAGGAACTTAATCCATTAATCAGAACTGGTATCTACAATGCTTTATTTGCAATCGCCAATCATGACAAGGATGAATTTTGTAAGATTTTTTTGGATTTCCAGGCGACTTTGATTCCTGCTTATTGGGAAGAACCTCAACTGGGTTCAGAATTTCAGAATAGCCTTTTAAGATTAACAACCCCTCAGCCAGTAGTATTTCGCTCCGAATTTCTGAATGAACAATTACAAATTGGTAACCTCTTTTTAAGTTCAGGCAATGTTTGTGTAAAAATCAAATGGTCTTTTAACTTTGCAAATGTTGAAGGAGATAAACATAAGCACAGGAGCAAAATATCTTCGCAACTTCGGAAAGAAGGATATTCCTTTATTCCAGCCTTAGATGGATACACTAAAAAGAGATGATAATAAGGGTTGCTGTGATACTTAACCATTCATATATTGCCATTACTTAAGCCGGTTGATAACCTTTTTACGGAACAATGAATATTGGCTTTTAAGAGTAAGGTTAAAAGGAAAAGAATAATAGCCCCAGTTGTTTTTGAATACCATCGCTAAAAATTCAACAGTTTTTAAATTGTATTTGTCTTTTATCTTCTTAAATTCTGCGAAGGAAATAGTTTCCCCATTACCTTCATCTAATTTGTTCTGAATAACGGCTTCTACATCGCGCCTATATGGATAATTCCTTAAGTAGTTTACCGAATGTCGGCCATTTGTTAGAAGTAATCCCATGCCAGAATTTTCGCAGAACTTAATCATTGCTTCCAATTTTTCATGTACCCTTCCGTCGAGCATATCATTGTAACTGTGTTTTACTTCTGTAATGAAGCAAGTTCCGTTATCTAACAAAACAGCGAAATCCGGCGTATAATGCCGATGAATATTTTGCCGCACATAGTTGATGGTAATTGGTTGTTCCAGATTATTACTGATGCGTTAAGTTTTACTAAACAAGTTTGATTGTTCTTTGACATTTTGAATGATTTGATCTTCTGTTAATAACTCCTTCAAAAGAGTTTTATCGAAAGCTGAGATCCCAAGAATCTGCATTATTTCGTAAATGGAAAGGGTGCTTTTCAACTTATGCTTTACGCAAGCAACGATCAAGTAAGTGCAGATTGCGACCCAAATGTGAGTATTTACCGCATTTTCCGATTGCCCCCAGAGAGATTTAATGGTCAAATTCTGTTTGATCCATTTAAAAAAAGTCTCTATTTGCCATCTGTTGCGGTACAGCCTTGCAACTTCCAGGGCAGAAACCTCGAAGTTATTAGTCAAGAATATCAGTTCAGCACCTTTTTCATCGTCATAGTATTCCACCAGCCTTAGTTGCTCGGGATAAAGTTTCTTAGACCTGTATCCATTCAACAGGATGGTCTTGTCCCCTCTGAGACCGGATCGTGGGTCAATGTTGAAGTTGCTCTCAATGACAGTGTAATCCATGGTGTCTTTTGCCCGTGTAACAAATGACGCGCCGCTGTTGTGTATATTATATAATGCAATAAAATCGACATAGGCTTTATCCATAACATATATGGCCCCTGAAACCGGAACTATTGTGTCAAGGGCATTGCTGTCGTGGTATTTACCGTCGGTGATCAGGATAAAAGCGGGTATATTCCCCCTTAAGTCTAAAAGCGTATGTATTTTAATAGCACCGCGCGAATATTTTCCGGGAGCCCAACTAAACAGCTTCAGGCTCAGGGAAACCGTTGTAGAGTCTAAAGCAAACACTTCATTGGCAATATCCACATTAGCAACCGGTTCATTGACATAGAGCGGCCTAACCTTTCCGATCAGGTAATTACCGAAATCCGCGAATATCTGGCAATCCCTGTTTTCGTTTGCACGGGATAAAGTAGACTGGTTTACGTATTTCCGGATACCGAGATGGTACAATTTGTTTTTATGGGCTTTTAAGCAAACACAAATATCCCGAAGAGAGTTACGGGAGGTTAACTGCCCAAAGAACAGCTGAATAAACTGGTTCCAACAGTCGAAGTCCCTTGTCCTGAAATCGCCGTTATACTTTGAAACATATTTCTCAAACTCATACCGGTCAACAAAGTGCAAAAGTTGCGCAAAAACGTATTTCCCTGAATTCATCGCCTTATCATAAAAGGCCAAAACTAAAGGTCAAATCAAATCAAAAAATCAAAGAACGGCTATAATATATTTATATTCAGATATTTACAACAAATTTTGAAAACTTAACGCATCACCAATAATATCTCTGAATTAATTTTATTAGGTGCCCATTTTTGATCGCCGCCTTACCAAAAAATCAATATTGCTTCAGCAGATTTTTGAATCCCGAGCATCCTGGAATTGCTTAAGTAGACAAAGAGGCCATCTCTTTCAAGACAGCCTCTTTAATGCTTAAAACAAAATTTACTTATTTTTTAGCAGCGTAAACCCCTGTCAAAAATTCCTTTGCTGAAACTGGTTTTCTTCCTAAGAGCGATTCCAGGTCAGTTTTGAATGTCTCAAATTCACCCTGCCTGATCGCTTCCGAAAAACCGGCAAACATTCCCACAAATTGTTCAGGCACGCCAGCCTTAAGCATCGTTTCAACAAACAATTCCGGTGTGGGGCTAACATAGCTAATTGCTTCACCTACAACTTCACTCAAGCTCCTTACAATTTCCGGGATAGATACATTTTCTGTATTGCTGATGGCATATTCTTTGTTTTCGTGCCCGGTACCTATTAATACATTGGCGGTAGCTTCAGCCATATCGTCCCGCGTTGCAAATGCAGCCCTGGTTTCACCTGTTGGTAAAAACACGCCTTTTTCTAACACCTGCTGACCGAAAAAAATGGGTACCATATCAAGGTACAGGTTGTTCCTGAAAATGGTATACGGTATGCCGCTTGCTTTGATCATATCTTCCGTTTCGATATGCGAACCGGTCACAAAATGAATAGGCGAAGACGCCGTTTCGTTTTTGCGCTCAGTACTGGTGTATAAAATATGCTTTACGCCCGCTTCTTTTGCTGCTGATACCACATTCCGGTGTTGCCCGGTACGATCCACTACATCAGAACTTGATACCAATAAGAGTTTATCGATCCCCTGAAATGCTTTGGTCAAAGAATCGTAATTATGGTAATCTCCGGTTATTATTATAATCCCTTTTGCTTTTAAATCTCCGGCTTTTGCTTCGTCTCTCACCAATGCAACAATGTTGGTTGAAGAAATGCCTTTTTTTAATAGGAAATCAATGGTTGATTTTCCAAAATGTCCTGTTGCGCCTGTTACTAAAATCATTTTTTTGCTTTTTTGATAAATTGATAAAGCAAAATTCCATGAAATAAATCTTCTAATAATGCACCTGGGTTAACTAATCAGAACTGGGTGAAAATTCTTTTACGGATACGGCTTAGTGATTGTGGTTTTACGCCGACAAAAGAAGCAATATGGTACTGGGAGATCCTTTGCTGCAAATCTGCATGGTTTTTTAAGAATCGTTCGTAACGCAATTCCGGCGTTTCCGCATATAAAGCACTGATGTCCTGAAGCATTTTCACGAATACCGATTCAATCGCTATCCTGCCAAAACGTTCCCCGCCTTCTACACTGGCATAAAATAGTTGCAGGTCAGCATGAGAAATGACAAAAACGATACTGTCCTCTAACGCCTGGATGTTTTTTGACGAAGGAACCTGGGGAAGAAAGCTTTCATAGTTACAGACAAATTCGTTTTCCTGGGAGAAGTCATAGGTTTTTTCCTCGCCATCCTTGTTAATATAGAATCGCATTAATCCTTTCGCCACAAACCCTGCATGTTTACAGATCCGTCCTTCTTCTAAAAAAAAGTCGCCCTTTTTGTAGCTCTTTTCCTTAAATAAAGTTTTCACAGTATCGACCTCTGCCGGGCTTAGCGTAATCACCTTTTGTATACTGTTCAATAAGTTGTTTATCATTGTGGTATCCTTTAATATTTCCTTTACGGTGGTAGCAATGAACAAAAATATTAGATTATCCTTAGCTTCTTCCCATTAAAATAGCAAAAGGGTTATCTACCCGAAACACAGCAAAGTAAATCACTATATTGTGATGATGGATTTATATTATTATTGTATTAAAGAACAATACTTGCTATTGCCTTATCTAGTGCATGTTCCTTCAGGCCGGGGATGCCAACACCTTCTACACGAACGATTGTGATATCGGTCATTCCTAAAAAACCCAGCATTACTTTAAGGTAAGGGCTAATAAAATCATAGGGTTGCCAAACTCCTTCTGAGAATACTGAACCGGACGCGTCTGCAACATATATTTTTTTTCCTTTTACCAATCCTTCAGGGCCCAGCTCCGTATAACGGAATGTTTTTCCCGCCCTTGCAATATGGTCGATCCAAGCTTTAAGCGACGATGGAATGAAAAAATTGTATGTCGGTGCGCCGATAACAATGATGTCCGCAGCCAATAGCTGACTGATTGCAGCCTCTGAATAAGTTATGGCATCCTGATCTTCAGCGGTTAAGTGTTCATCCGGTGTAAAGAAGGCGCTGATATGGGCTGTGTTCAAATGTGGAATATTACTTTGCGCAAGGTCGACTACTTCGACGATGCTGCCTGGATATTGTTCCACGAGTTTAAGGATAATAGCATTGGCCAGTTTAATACTGAATGAATCTGCCCCCCGCGGACTTGAGATTAAATGAAGAATACGTTTCATAATTTTTTTTTGAGTATTCAAATCTAAGCCAGCCGTAGTTTATATTTGTAACGGGTTTACTGGAGGAAACTGGTTACCTGGAGGAAAGTATCATGAACACAAATGAAAATGACAATCCTGGCGAGGCGACTTGTGCAGCGTACAGTATGGCGGTACGCGACACAATGGACATGCTGAGCGGGAAATGGAAGATACAGATCATCGGCACACTTTGCTTTGGCAAAAAGCGTTTTATGGAACTCCTCGCAAGCGTGGGAGGAATTGCAGCAAAAATGCTATCCAAAGAGTTGCAGGAACTTGAGCTAAATGGAATGGTAAAACGCTCTGTGCTCCATACAAAGCCGATTACCGTTGAATATGAACTTACAGCATACGGGCACACACTCAAGCCAGTTATCGATGTGATCGTATCCTGGGGAATACAGCATAGGCAGCGGGTGATTAAGGAAATGAGTGCTAAGAAGACTTCAATTTAATTGTGCTTCCGCAACCGGCTTAAAAATACGGCGGTAATGCCCAAATAAGAAGCTATATGTTTCTGGGCGATCCGTTGCTCCAGCCCGGGGTATT includes:
- a CDS encoding plasmid mobilization protein, with product MESELLKHEIKTRVNDAKFDQLTDLLNKSECRNMSELVRHILYNRPVILLHRDKSLDLLIEELSGIRKELRSIGININQITRSFNTFKEQDQKLYYALGAAEQYKIVGGKIDQLFNIITKLSEQWSPK
- a CDS encoding ParA family protein, translated to MSKIITIAHQKGGVGKSTLAINLALCFQDQLSVAIVDIDPQGSLLHIKDDFPQLSIIGESNLQNIRQLAFDLIIVDTPPYLSNLLPELFESSDFIVVPTKAGFFDVMAIRSTLALIKAAKVKIPTLKAAIILNMIKPRAGITNDVIDLLATMNTPILKTMIHDRVSIASSAITSGIINGKDQKAKEEITSLAEEIVDLIST
- a CDS encoding AAA family ATPase — its product is MKARTQKLTDGVFYQTQSTFRSIEKLSEEGEHLSDPGLLFGRYIPQASLIHFPSQRGVGKSWLCMQICMAVAGEWGSFLGEEINRHGNTLYVNHELSPNTMRRRSRKLYGALPQPLKNNYKALVFTTRAGLNMELANIIGYVEKYNPVLIVIDNLRMAFTETDLNNSRESTRVMNMLLAICDTSGAALIVTDHFRKHTNGQLTGSDLQSGSGIKTDLSDGDFFLRRSSQDKTLRILKRDKSRHFEESEDAKLIRLNPETLWFELVEDNVNEAEHIGLSGLKEKDEQKDMAQLLRSQGKNIVEIAKILGKGKSTIHRWLKTEEE
- a CDS encoding helix-turn-helix domain-containing protein; this encodes MNQSENKSNGKKAFLQQLITLDDLDIFKQELINEFKKLLKEHGGKPSKQWLKTEEVKKMLNVSTGTLQTLRINGTLPYTRIGGVIYYDADDIQQMFVSRKFQHAQS
- a CDS encoding TnsA endonuclease N-terminal domain-containing protein, giving the protein MSNNLEQPITINYVRQNIHRHYTPDFAVLLDNGTCFITEVKHSYNDMLDGRVHEKLEAMIKFCENSGMGLLLTNGRHSVNYLRNYPYRRDVEAVIQNKLDEGNGETISFAEFKKIKDKYNLKTVEFLAMVFKNNWGYYSFPFNLTLKSQYSLFRKKVINRLK
- a CDS encoding IS4 family transposase: MNSGKYVFAQLLHFVDRYEFEKYVSKYNGDFRTRDFDCWNQFIQLFFGQLTSRNSLRDICVCLKAHKNKLYHLGIRKYVNQSTLSRANENRDCQIFADFGNYLIGKVRPLYVNEPVANVDIANEVFALDSTTVSLSLKLFSWAPGKYSRGAIKIHTLLDLRGNIPAFILITDGKYHDSNALDTIVPVSGAIYVMDKAYVDFIALYNIHNSGASFVTRAKDTMDYTVIESNFNIDPRSGLRGDKTILLNGYRSKKLYPEQLRLVEYYDDEKGAELIFLTNNFEVSALEVARLYRNRWQIETFFKWIKQNLTIKSLWGQSENAVNTHIWVAICTYLIVACVKHKLKSTLSIYEIMQILGISAFDKTLLKELLTEDQIIQNVKEQSNLFSKT
- a CDS encoding SDR family oxidoreductase, with protein sequence MILVTGATGHFGKSTIDFLLKKGISSTNIVALVRDEAKAGDLKAKGIIIITGDYHNYDSLTKAFQGIDKLLLVSSSDVVDRTGQHRNVVSAAKEAGVKHILYTSTERKNETASSPIHFVTGSHIETEDMIKASGIPYTIFRNNLYLDMVPIFFGQQVLEKGVFLPTGETRAAFATRDDMAEATANVLIGTGHENKEYAISNTENVSIPEIVRSLSEVVGEAISYVSPTPELFVETMLKAGVPEQFVGMFAGFSEAIRQGEFETFKTDLESLLGRKPVSAKEFLTGVYAAKK
- a CDS encoding Crp/Fnr family transcriptional regulator, translating into MFIATTVKEILKDTTMINNLLNSIQKVITLSPAEVDTVKTLFKEKSYKKGDFFLEEGRICKHAGFVAKGLMRFYINKDGEEKTYDFSQENEFVCNYESFLPQVPSSKNIQALEDSIVFVISHADLQLFYASVEGGERFGRIAIESVFVKMLQDISALYAETPELRYERFLKNHADLQQRISQYHIASFVGVKPQSLSRIRKRIFTQF
- a CDS encoding FMN-dependent NADH-azoreductase; this translates as MKRILHLISSPRGADSFSIKLANAIILKLVEQYPGSIVEVVDLAQSNIPHLNTAHISAFFTPDEHLTAEDQDAITYSEAAISQLLAADIIVIGAPTYNFFIPSSLKAWIDHIARAGKTFRYTELGPEGLVKGKKIYVADASGSVFSEGVWQPYDFISPYLKVMLGFLGMTDITIVRVEGVGIPGLKEHALDKAIASIVL
- a CDS encoding winged helix-turn-helix transcriptional regulator; translation: MNTNENDNPGEATCAAYSMAVRDTMDMLSGKWKIQIIGTLCFGKKRFMELLASVGGIAAKMLSKELQELELNGMVKRSVLHTKPITVEYELTAYGHTLKPVIDVIVSWGIQHRQRVIKEMSAKKTSI